DNA sequence from the Maribacter dokdonensis DSW-8 genome:
CTTCCAAAATATGATGAACAAGTAAATTGGTTAAGAATTAATGGTGCAGGAATGGATTTATAGCACCTAAATTTACTGACGTCTGTTACAATCTAGTCATACTTTTTTATCATCTTGGTATATATAACCTAATATCTATATGTCAGAAATAAAAGAGTTAACTAACGAGATAGAAAAAAACCTTTTAAAATTTTTAAGAGTACCAAAAAGATTAGTAAACGCAGATAACTTAATAATCGCTGCAAAAAAAGACCTTTTAAACCCTAAAAAGAAAAGCTCTGAATTTGATGGTAATTTAATTTACACCTCTGAAGGTATATTCAATATCTATGTAACTAAAGAATTAATAACTAGATCTTTAATTTTTACTGATACCTTAATAAAACTATTTAGACAACGTGGTCACAAAGTCGAAGTAAGAACTAATGAAAAATATAGTAATTATAATGGCACTAAAATTATCGTTGAAGGTAGAATTTTCAACGTCTGTATTAGAGAAACTAGAAAAAGGGTAAAAGTCAAGTCTACCGCCGACTGGTATTATTCAGTTTATGAACCTACAGGAATTTTATCCCTTAGAATTGAAGAATTAGATAAATACCAATGGAGCGATGGAAAAGTTATCAAACTTGAAGATAAGTTAGCATCCATTTTAGCTTATTTTGAGATAAGGGCAAAAAAAGAAATTCAAGAAAAAATTATAATAGAAGCTTGGCATAAGGAATATGAATTAAAGAAAAAAAATGAAAATGATTTAAAAAAGAAACGAAGTAAGGAACTTAATCAATTCAAATCACTTATTATGGCTTCAAAACGATGGGAAGATTCTATTAGAATGAGAAATTACATCAAAGCCTCTTTAAAAGCATCAGCAAATGACCAGGAAAAAAATGAAAAAATAGCATCTTGGGCAAAATGGGCAATGAACAAAGTTGACTGGTACGACCCATTAATAGAAAAAGAAGATGAGCTTTTCAAACCAATAAATCGAAATGATTTAAACAATTTATAAATATCGCACTGTCACCTAAATTGACACCTAAAAAAACAAAGCCCCGTAAACATTAGCTTACGGGGCTTTTCTGCGGAGAAAGAGGGATTCGAACCCCCGGAGGTGTGACCCTCAACAGTTTTCAAGACTGCCGCATTCGACCACTCTGCCATTTCTCCTGAGTGCCTCATCAGGTATTCCCTGAATGCGGGTGCAAATATATAAAGGTTTTCTTTTCTAATAAAGCCTTTTCTAATTTATTTTTCATCTAAATACTATTAGCTCTTTTTAAAAAAATGAAAAGGTTGAATTTCAGTTATTTATTACCTTCCCACAATGCATGAACCACTAGTAAGTATTTTAATTCCCTTTAAAAATGTAGCCGAATATTTTGAAGAATGTCTAGATTCTATTCAAAAACAGACGTATACCAATTGGGAAGTAATTGCCGTTAATGACAACTCTAATGACTTAAGTGTAACAATAGCCAAATCATTTGCAGCTAAAGACGCTAGGTTTAAAATACTGGACAATGATGAAGCCGGAATTATAACGGCCCTAAGAAAAGCTTATCTACACAGTAAGGGTGATTATATTTCTAGGATGGATGCCGATGACTACATGGATAAAGACCGTATTAAGATTATGGCGGAATCACTGGCTACTCATGGAAAAGAAACTCTTGCCATAGGAAAAGTGAAATATTTTTCAAAAAAAGGAGTAAAAAACGGTTATGACCGTTATGAAAAGTGGTTGAACAAGCTAACCGCAACGGGCGATAATTTTAAGGAAATATACAAGGAATGTGTAATTCCCTCCCCTTGTTGGATGGTACATAGGTCTGACTTTGACGCATGCGGTGCATTTAAGCCTAATAGATACCCGGAAGATTATGACTTGGCATTTCGTTTTTATGAAAAGGGCTTAAAATGTTTACCCTGCACCACTACCCTACACTATTGGCGAGATTATGACATTAGAACATCACGCACAAGCGAACATTATGCGCAAAACTACTTTTTAGATATAAAACTACATTACTTCTTAAAGCTGGAATTAAAAACAAACAACAATTTAGTAGTTTGGGGAGCGGGAAAAAAAGGAAAAACAATAGCCAATTTACTGGTTAAAAAAAATATACCTTTTCATTGGGTTTGTGATAACGAAAAGAAAATAGGTAAGGACATTTATGGTGTACGCCTTGTTCATTTCTCTGCTTTACGCAAAATATCTCACAGTAAAACCATAATTACCGTAGCCAATGAGGAAGACCAACTGAACATTACCTCTTTTTATAATGAATTGAACAAAAAAACAGCAGTAGATTATTTCTTTTTCTGTTAAGCGACCTTCATAAAAATAATAGTGGCAAACTAACAAACTTCTAAATTCAAAATAATTATCTTTGCATTAATCAAAAACAGGAATGCAATTTAAATATCCAGAACTTCTTTGGGGTCTTTTACTACTACTCATTCCTATATTAATTCACCTTTTTCAATTACGCAGATTTAAGATAACACCCTTTACAAATGTAAAGTTCTTAAAACAAGTTGTCTCTGAATCTAGAAAAAGCAGCACTCTAAAAAAATGGTTGTTGCTTATAACCAGAATGATGATTATTGCTGTCTTGGTATTGGCTTTTGCTCAACCATTCTTTGCAAACGATACGGCATTACAAGAAAAAGAAACCGTGTTCTACTTGGATGATTCTTTTAGTATGAACGCCCAAATTGAAAACGGAAATCTTTTTCAAAATACCATTCAAGATTTCATTAAATATGTACCAACGGACACACGCTTTACCTTGTTTACTAACAAAGAGGTGTTCAAAGATGTAGAGATAAGTGAAATGCAGAATGAGCTATTGAATATTAATGTTTCTTCAGAACAATTAAAAATCGATGAAATCATATTAAGGGGAAATACCTTTTTTAGTAAGAACACCGGAACTCAAAAAAACCTAGTTCTTATATCTGATTTTCAACAAAGATTAGGTACCATCTCTAAGACCGACTCTATTGATAATCTTCATATTAAATATATAAAACCATATAGTAGCTTCATAGCAAATACCTCTTTAGATTCTATTTTCATAAGTATCAGAACCAATGAGAACATTGAGCTAACAGCCTATTTATCAACAAATACAGAAGAAGAATCAATACCAGTGTCATTATTTGACAATGACAAACTTGTTGCTAAAACAGCAGCAAAGTTCAATGACTCTAAAAAGACCGAAGTTAGTTTTACTTTGAATGCGAAAGAGGCTATTCTAGGTAAGATCACCATTTCAGATAATGGATTATCCTATGATAATGAATTTTACTTTAATATTGATAAAAACCCAAAGATCAAAGTACTGGCTATTGGCAATTCTCCTTCAGGGTTCTTAGAACGTATTTATACAGATGATGAGTTTGTATTTACCAATAGTACACTAGATCAATTAAATTACAGCAGTATTGAAAACCAAGATTTAGTAGTTCTAAATGAAATAGAGAACCTACCTAGCTCACTTGTAACAGCATTGAGAACCTTAACTAAAAACGGTGGTAGCTTTACACTTATACCCGCTGTAAAAGTCAACAACAATTCATACAACGACCTATCATCGGCACATTATGCCACACAATACGGCAATTCATCAGCCCAGGAATTATCCATATCGGAAATAAAAACGGGACATCCCTTATTTCAAAACGTCTTTGATAAAAAGGTGTCCAATTTTCAATATCCAAAAGTTAATGAACACTTTAAAATAAGTACCAAAGGTCCTGTTGCCATAGCGCTTCAAAACAAAGACCCTTATTTGGTAGGAGATTCTAATGCTTATTTCTTCTCTGCAGCATTAAATGCCAACAACTCAAACTTCATAAATTCCCCGTTAATAGTTCCGTCTTTTTACAATATGGGAGTAAACAGTTTAAAAATTCCACCGTTGTATGCCAATCTTGGTACTGATATTTCTGTAGAAATACCACTAAACTTGCAACAAGACGATATTATTAAAATTAGTAGTTCCGTAAATGAGTTTATTCCTCAACAACGTATACTACCTAATAAAGTACAGATCAATTTTGCCAAAAATCCAAAAAATGCCGGTATTTATAAAGTTGTTCATAAAGATAGTATTCTTAGACATATCAGTTTTAATGAAAATAGAAAAGAAAGTGAGTTGTTGTATTCACCATTACCGGAAAACAACAGCAGTACATCCATTTCCAATTTCTTTTTAGAAAGTCAAAAAAACAATGCCATAAACGAGTTTTGGAAATGGTTTGCTATTTTAGCATTGGTATTTGTTATAATAGAAACCTTACTTCAAAGATTTTTAAAATAAGCTAATAACGAACCCTCTGTAGCCCTATGAACATACTTTTAAAATCAGTAACGATAGTAAATGGGAGTACAAATCATCTTCATTTAAAAAAACGCGATATCCTGATTAAAAATGGTATAATAGACGCCATTGAAAGCAAGATAGAGCCTAGTGGCAAAACAAAGGTTATTGATATAAAGAACCTACATGTTTCCATCGGCTGGTTTGATAGTGGTGTAAATTTTGGCGAGCCAGGTTACGAGGAAAGGGAGACCATAGAAAACGGATTATTGACAGCTGCAAAAAGTGGATTTACAGATGTAGTTTTAAATACCAGCAGCCATCCGACTCCAGATTCGGCATCGGATATCGTATATCTTAAAAATGCGTCCAAAAATCAGCTAACCAATCTATATCCGCTAGGGAATCTAACCGTAAAAGGAGAAGGAGAAGTTCTTGCCGAAATTTATGACATGAAAAATGCCGGGGCGCTTGGCTTTTATGATTACAAAGCACCAATGGGCAATGCCAACCTTTTAAAGATAGCCCTGCAATATGCTCAAAATTTTGAAGGTATGGTATTCTCTTTTCCTTTGGATAAAAGCATCTCTGGAAAAGGAATTGTCAATGAAGGCATTACCAGCACCAAATTAGGCTTAAAAGGCATACCTACATTAGCCGAAGAATTACAAATTGCAAGAGATCTTTTTGTTCTTGAATATACTGGAGGCAAATTGTTTATTCCAACTGTATCCTCTGCAAACTCTGTAAAATTAATTGCCGACGCAAAAAAGAAAGGGCTTCAAGTGTTCTGCAGTGTTGCTGTGCATAATCTAACGATTACAGACAGTGAACTTGAAAATTTTGACACACAGTTTAAGGTCATGCCACCTCTACGCACTTCTGCTGACATTAAAGCATTACAAAAAGCAGTTAAAAACGGAACTATTGATTTGGTAACAACAGACCATACACCCCTGAACATTGAACTTAAACATGTAGAATTTGACAATGCCGATTTTGGAACCATTGGTTTAGAAAGTGCATTTGGTACGCTCAATGATATATTTGGTGTAGAAGAAACCATAGCAATACTTACCAAAGGGCGTTCTATATTTGGGTTGGATGAACCTGAAATTGAAACCGGTAAAGCTGCCAATTTAACCTTATTCACAACCGAAGATACTTTTGAATTCTCTGATGAGCATATTTACAGCTCTAGTAAAAATGCTATAGCTTTAGGTAAGACCTTGAAAGGAAAAGTCATTGGAAGCATTTCTAATAATCAAATCATTTTAAATAAGTAATGGAGAAATCTACCGATGTACCTGGAAAAAATATAGCAGTAATAGCATACTTAACCATAATTGGAGCAATAATCGCTTTATTTATGAACAATGAACCAAAACATACGTTTGCCAGAGTACATACACGCCAAGCTTTTGGGCTACACTTAATGTTCCACGGATTTGCTATTTTCTCAAGCGTTTGGTTTAACCAATATGCATTATATGGTTTATACCTTTGTTACATTGTGTTATGGGTATACGGCTTTATTGGCGCCCTTAGCAACAAAGAACAAATTGTGCCTATTGTAGGTCCTTATTTTCAAAAGTGGTTCACCTTTATCCAATAATAAAATGACAACAGCTCCCCTATCCTTAGAACATATTATAAAACCTTCTTCATTGACCGACAAAAAACCACCGGTACTATTTATGCTGCATGGCTATGGTAGTAATGAAGATGACCTTTTTTCATTTGCCTCGGAACTGCCACAGGAATTATGTATTATCTCGGTACGTGCCCCATATATTTTACAACCTTATGGATATGCATGGTATGCCATAAATTTTGATAACGAAAAAGGAAAATGGAGCGATGATGACCAAGCCATAGCATCTCGTGACAAAATAAAAAATTTCATTGACGAAGCTTGCTCCACTTATGGCTTGGATGAAAAAAATGTAAACTTACTAGGCTTTAGTCAAGGCACCATTCTAAGTTATGCCGTTGCCCTATCATACCCTGAAAAAGTAAAGAATATTATTGCTCTTAGTGGGTACATTAATGAAAATATATTGGTTGAAACTTATAAAGAAAACAATTTCGACCATTTAAATTTCTATTCTTCACATGGTGATATGGATCAGGTAATCCCTATTGATTGGGCTAGAAAAGCACCGGTAATATTGGAAAAACTGAACATAAAACATGTTTTTGAAGAATTCCCTGCCGGGCATGGCGTAGCTCCACAGAACTTCTATTCTTTAAAAAAATGGATTTCAACTAAGATTTAATTACTACGGGTATAAAGCAAGTGATCAACTAGTGTAAAGTCTACACCAAGATCATCTTTTAACTCATATCTAATTAAAAGTTCTCCCCAGTATTTTCCATCGGAAAAATCGGTTAAAATCCATTTATGGTTAAGAACTTTTATTTTATTGATCTTAAAATCGTTCTGCATACCTTCATACGGAACTAATGGATTATCACCTTTTTGCGCATTGGTTTCCAATAGTTTATCAGCAATATAACCTGCAGGGTTTTCTAAATCCAAGTGATCAAAATAAGCCAAGGCATCATCATTGTTTTCCAATGAAAAATACTGCATATCCAAAACCTTTAAAGATGATGTTTGTACTGAATCTTTTAAAACTTCAACTTGTTTTTCCAACTTAGAGATTTTCTCAGACCCTGCTTTCACTATGTTATTACTACTGACAAATAAGTACAGACATATTAGTGATACAAATAAAAACAGGTAAAGAAATATTTTATTCTTCATAATTAAATGGTGATTGTTAAATTATCGTAAGCCAAATGTACGTTACTCGGTAATGATTTTTCTATTTCATCATGAAAACCAAGTAAGTGGCTTATGTGTGTTAAATATGCTTTTTCCGGTTGAATCAAATCAATAAAGGCAAGTGCTTCTTCTAGGTTAAAATGAGAAATATGCGGTTCAATACGTAGTGCGTTTACCACCACCACCTTAGAACCTTTAATCTTTTCCAATTCTTCTGGGGCTATGGTCTTAACATCGGTCAAATAGGTAAAGTCGCCCACTCTATAGCCAAATACCTGCACCTTGTTATGCATAACATTAATAGGAGTTACTAATGTATCCCCAATTGAGAATGGCTCATTATTTTTAACCAAATTAATATCTACCGTTGGCGCACCAGGATATTTGTTTTT
Encoded proteins:
- a CDS encoding BatA domain-containing protein, encoding MQFKYPELLWGLLLLLIPILIHLFQLRRFKITPFTNVKFLKQVVSESRKSSTLKKWLLLITRMMIIAVLVLAFAQPFFANDTALQEKETVFYLDDSFSMNAQIENGNLFQNTIQDFIKYVPTDTRFTLFTNKEVFKDVEISEMQNELLNINVSSEQLKIDEIILRGNTFFSKNTGTQKNLVLISDFQQRLGTISKTDSIDNLHIKYIKPYSSFIANTSLDSIFISIRTNENIELTAYLSTNTEEESIPVSLFDNDKLVAKTAAKFNDSKKTEVSFTLNAKEAILGKITISDNGLSYDNEFYFNIDKNPKIKVLAIGNSPSGFLERIYTDDEFVFTNSTLDQLNYSSIENQDLVVLNEIENLPSSLVTALRTLTKNGGSFTLIPAVKVNNNSYNDLSSAHYATQYGNSSAQELSISEIKTGHPLFQNVFDKKVSNFQYPKVNEHFKISTKGPVAIALQNKDPYLVGDSNAYFFSAALNANNSNFINSPLIVPSFYNMGVNSLKIPPLYANLGTDISVEIPLNLQQDDIIKISSSVNEFIPQQRILPNKVQINFAKNPKNAGIYKVVHKDSILRHISFNENRKESELLYSPLPENNSSTSISNFFLESQKNNAINEFWKWFAILALVFVIIETLLQRFLK
- a CDS encoding glycosyltransferase family 2 protein — encoded protein: MHEPLVSILIPFKNVAEYFEECLDSIQKQTYTNWEVIAVNDNSNDLSVTIAKSFAAKDARFKILDNDEAGIITALRKAYLHSKGDYISRMDADDYMDKDRIKIMAESLATHGKETLAIGKVKYFSKKGVKNGYDRYEKWLNKLTATGDNFKEIYKECVIPSPCWMVHRSDFDACGAFKPNRYPEDYDLAFRFYEKGLKCLPCTTTLHYWRDYDIRTSRTSEHYAQNYFLDIKLHYFLKLELKTNNNLVVWGAGKKGKTIANLLVKKNIPFHWVCDNEKKIGKDIYGVRLVHFSALRKISHSKTIITVANEEDQLNITSFYNELNKKTAVDYFFFC
- a CDS encoding alpha/beta hydrolase, with translation MTTAPLSLEHIIKPSSLTDKKPPVLFMLHGYGSNEDDLFSFASELPQELCIISVRAPYILQPYGYAWYAINFDNEKGKWSDDDQAIASRDKIKNFIDEACSTYGLDEKNVNLLGFSQGTILSYAVALSYPEKVKNIIALSGYINENILVETYKENNFDHLNFYSSHGDMDQVIPIDWARKAPVILEKLNIKHVFEEFPAGHGVAPQNFYSLKKWISTKI
- a CDS encoding MBL fold metallo-hydrolase, translated to MTNKLSVTFLGTGTSQGIPIIGSTHPVCLSSNEKDKRLRVSVLLSWKEFNYVIDCGPDFRQQMLRQHVNRLDGILYTHEHSDHTAGLDDIRPYFFRQGNIPLFAHSRVVTSLKKRFDYIFEEKNKYPGAPTVDINLVKNNEPFSIGDTLVTPINVMHNKVQVFGYRVGDFTYLTDVKTIAPEELEKIKGSKVVVVNALRIEPHISHFNLEEALAFIDLIQPEKAYLTHISHLLGFHDEIEKSLPSNVHLAYDNLTITI
- a CDS encoding dihydroorotase, with the protein product MNILLKSVTIVNGSTNHLHLKKRDILIKNGIIDAIESKIEPSGKTKVIDIKNLHVSIGWFDSGVNFGEPGYEERETIENGLLTAAKSGFTDVVLNTSSHPTPDSASDIVYLKNASKNQLTNLYPLGNLTVKGEGEVLAEIYDMKNAGALGFYDYKAPMGNANLLKIALQYAQNFEGMVFSFPLDKSISGKGIVNEGITSTKLGLKGIPTLAEELQIARDLFVLEYTGGKLFIPTVSSANSVKLIADAKKKGLQVFCSVAVHNLTITDSELENFDTQFKVMPPLRTSADIKALQKAVKNGTIDLVTTDHTPLNIELKHVEFDNADFGTIGLESAFGTLNDIFGVEETIAILTKGRSIFGLDEPEIETGKAANLTLFTTEDTFEFSDEHIYSSSKNAIALGKTLKGKVIGSISNNQIILNK